From one Planktothrix agardhii NIES-204 genomic stretch:
- the rne gene encoding ribonuclease E, translating into MSKQIIIAEQQRIAAVFSEDQIQELVVATGNHQVSDIYLGIVENVLPGIDAAFVNIGDPERNGFIHVSDLGPLRLKRSSGSITELLSPQQKVLVQVMKEPTGTKGPRLTGNISLPGRYLVLMPYGRGVNLSRRICTENERNRLRALAILIKPAGMGLLVRTEAEDMPEDAILEDLESLQKQWELVQQEAQSSRPPALLNRDNDFIQRVLRDMYSTEVNRIVVDTSTGVKRVKQHLMSWSVGKAPQGVLIDHHRERIPILEYFRANAAIREALRPRVDLPSGGYVVIEPTEALTVIDVNSGSFTRSATSRETVLWTNCEAATEIARQLRLRNIAGVIIVDFIDMDSRRDQLQVLEHFNKVLKADKARPQIAQLSELGLVELTRKRQGQNIYELFGKTCTTCGGLGHIVQLPGEPEPEPAETTERLVIPSNRIIPSPSSGDNSERPSLRPVPVYEQPSSREEPEVLDLEASEGFQELELLNHPSYQDIGASNARRRRRRIRDMDSLGRDEELPAPDVRVSPTVNYGEPRTDVGFSEGFSGRSGLSERSRPTKSEIIKPSVEPAEVISVEMTPEEQEVYALMGISPLMLSHEQVKNSRSVIVTVRSPGESPVSPTTLMDEDSDEGQNLPLSIGSGERTMPERSISERIILDRTITDRTSSPVVISERIVPERSISDRIILEPKKPAILEIPEIIEIPEITETPKIPETLEKIEEPETTVEFFVPETEDESPSEDTSESDKDHQPGEPIIRRRRRRSSALTD; encoded by the coding sequence ATGTCAAAGCAAATTATTATCGCAGAACAGCAACGAATCGCTGCTGTCTTTTCAGAAGATCAAATTCAAGAACTGGTTGTAGCGACCGGAAATCACCAAGTTAGTGATATTTATCTGGGTATCGTGGAAAATGTCCTACCAGGGATTGATGCGGCCTTTGTCAATATTGGAGACCCGGAACGGAATGGATTTATCCATGTTTCCGACCTCGGGCCATTACGATTAAAACGTAGTTCCGGTTCGATTACCGAACTTTTAAGCCCCCAGCAAAAAGTGTTGGTGCAGGTAATGAAAGAACCCACCGGAACTAAAGGCCCTCGGTTAACCGGAAATATTTCCTTACCCGGACGGTATTTAGTGTTAATGCCCTATGGCAGAGGGGTGAATTTATCCCGCCGTATTTGCACGGAAAATGAACGAAACCGTTTAAGAGCCCTAGCCATTCTAATTAAACCCGCCGGAATGGGATTATTAGTCCGTACAGAAGCGGAAGATATGCCCGAGGATGCCATTTTAGAAGATTTGGAAAGCCTACAAAAGCAATGGGAATTGGTGCAACAGGAAGCCCAATCCTCCCGGCCTCCGGCTCTGTTAAATCGAGATAATGATTTTATTCAACGGGTGCTACGCGATATGTACAGCACCGAAGTTAACCGAATTGTGGTCGATACCAGTACGGGGGTGAAGCGGGTCAAACAACATTTGATGAGTTGGAGTGTAGGAAAAGCTCCTCAAGGGGTGTTAATTGACCACCACCGAGAACGGATTCCGATTTTAGAGTATTTCCGAGCTAATGCAGCCATTCGAGAGGCTTTAAGACCTCGGGTAGATTTGCCATCGGGCGGTTATGTTGTGATTGAACCAACGGAAGCCCTGACGGTAATTGATGTTAACTCTGGCTCCTTTACCCGTTCGGCAACCTCTAGGGAAACGGTGTTATGGACAAATTGCGAAGCCGCCACCGAAATCGCCCGTCAGTTGAGGTTACGCAATATTGCCGGGGTGATTATTGTGGACTTCATTGATATGGATTCCCGCCGAGACCAATTACAAGTGCTGGAACATTTTAATAAAGTCCTGAAGGCCGATAAAGCCCGACCCCAAATTGCTCAATTATCAGAATTAGGGTTAGTGGAATTAACCCGCAAACGCCAGGGCCAAAATATCTATGAATTGTTTGGCAAAACCTGTACCACCTGTGGAGGCCTAGGCCATATCGTTCAGTTACCCGGAGAACCCGAACCCGAACCCGCAGAAACCACGGAACGGCTCGTGATTCCTAGTAATCGGATTATTCCGTCGCCGAGCAGTGGGGACAACTCAGAACGGCCCAGTTTACGTCCGGTTCCGGTTTATGAACAGCCGTCTTCCCGGGAAGAACCCGAAGTTTTAGATCTTGAGGCGTCTGAGGGTTTCCAAGAGTTAGAACTGCTCAACCATCCCAGTTATCAGGATATTGGTGCCAGTAATGCCCGTCGCCGTCGCCGTCGAATTCGGGATATGGATTCTTTAGGGCGAGATGAGGAACTCCCCGCCCCTGATGTTCGGGTGTCTCCAACGGTGAACTATGGGGAACCTCGCACGGATGTTGGGTTTAGTGAAGGGTTCTCAGGACGCAGTGGATTGAGTGAACGCAGTCGCCCCACAAAATCCGAAATTATTAAACCTTCGGTGGAACCAGCCGAGGTGATTTCGGTGGAAATGACTCCAGAGGAACAGGAGGTTTATGCGTTGATGGGGATTTCTCCCTTGATGCTCTCCCATGAACAGGTGAAAAATTCTCGCTCTGTGATTGTCACGGTTCGTTCTCCAGGGGAATCCCCTGTTTCTCCCACGACTCTGATGGATGAAGACTCCGATGAAGGACAAAACCTGCCTCTGTCGATTGGGTCGGGTGAAAGAACTATGCCTGAACGATCAATTTCTGAACGGATTATTCTCGACCGAACCATAACCGATCGGACAAGTTCACCAGTAGTTATTTCTGAGCGGATTGTTCCCGAACGGTCAATTTCTGACCGGATTATTCTCGAACCGAAAAAACCGGCAATACTAGAAATACCAGAAATAATAGAAATACCGGAAATAACAGAAACACCAAAAATACCAGAAACCCTAGAAAAAATTGAAGAACCTGAAACAACAGTAGAATTTTTTGTACCGGAAACTGAGGATGAGTCACCATCGGAGGATACCTCTGAATCAGATAAGGATCATCAACCGGGTGAACCGATTATTCGCCGCCGTCGCCGTCGGTCTTCGGCTCTGACGGATTAA
- a CDS encoding hypothetical protein (conserved hypothetical protein) produces MVQIFNKTLSLEEFLNLPETKPANEYINGQIIQKPMPQGKHSKLQGKLVTVINNMAEEQAIALALPELRCTFGGRSIIPDVVVFVWERIPLDNDGDIANSFKAHPDWTIEILSPEQSTIKVTSNILHCLNCGCQMGWLIVPEEKSIFVYPSGQQPLFLDELDAVIPVPQFISNLTITLRDILSWLKVNLT; encoded by the coding sequence ATGGTACAAATTTTTAACAAAACATTGAGTTTAGAAGAATTTCTTAACTTACCCGAAACTAAACCCGCAAACGAATATATTAATGGTCAAATTATCCAGAAACCCATGCCACAAGGAAAACATAGTAAACTACAAGGTAAATTAGTTACAGTTATTAATAATATGGCTGAAGAACAAGCGATCGCTTTAGCTTTACCTGAGTTAAGATGTACCTTTGGCGGTCGTTCTATTATTCCTGATGTGGTAGTTTTTGTCTGGGAACGAATTCCGCTTGATAATGATGGAGATATTGCTAATAGTTTTAAAGCTCATCCTGACTGGACAATTGAGATTTTATCCCCGGAACAAAGCACAATTAAAGTTACCAGTAATATTTTACATTGTTTGAATTGCGGTTGTCAAATGGGATGGTTAATTGTTCCAGAGGAAAAGTCTATTTTTGTTTATCCTTCAGGACAACAACCCCTGTTTTTAGATGAACTGGATGCTGTAATTCCGGTTCCTCAATTCATCTCTAATTTAACTATAACCTTGAGGGATATATTGAGTTGGTTAAAAGTGAATCTGACTTAA
- a CDS encoding GCN5-related N-acetyltransferase gives MATADLEMISVESRIPWYQEHQAQTHPVWVIELDEQILGWLSFQIFYNRPAYNSTAEVSIYVHPKYQGQGIGKKLLTQAVHHSPSLGLKALLALIFAHNQPSLELFKRLDFEQWGYLPRVADLDGIERDLVIMGRHLTPAKID, from the coding sequence ATGGCGACAGCAGACCTGGAAATGATCTCGGTGGAAAGTCGAATTCCTTGGTATCAAGAACATCAAGCTCAGACTCATCCGGTTTGGGTGATTGAGTTAGATGAGCAAATTTTAGGATGGTTGAGTTTCCAAATCTTTTATAACCGTCCAGCCTATAACAGTACAGCAGAAGTGAGTATTTATGTTCATCCTAAATATCAAGGTCAGGGAATCGGAAAAAAACTATTAACCCAAGCGGTGCACCACAGTCCTAGTTTGGGATTAAAAGCGTTACTGGCGTTAATTTTTGCCCACAATCAACCCAGTTTAGAATTATTTAAACGCTTGGATTTTGAACAATGGGGTTATTTACCCAGAGTGGCTGATTTAGATGGAATTGAACGGGATTTAGTGATTATGGGACGTCATCTAACCCCGGCCAAAATTGATTAA
- a CDS encoding photosystem I reaction center protein subunit XI → MAELIKPYNGDPFVGHLSTPISDSDFTRAFIGNLPAYRKGLSPLLRGLEVGMAHGYFLIGPWIKLGPLRDHPSAANLGALISGIALILIATICLSAYGLVSFQKGDSNTGDSLQTPEGWSQFAGGFFIGGMGGAFVAFFLLENFGLVDSIFRGLVNS, encoded by the coding sequence ATGGCAGAATTGATTAAACCCTATAATGGCGATCCCTTTGTCGGCCATCTGTCCACGCCGATCAGCGATTCCGATTTTACCCGTGCATTTATCGGGAATTTGCCCGCCTACCGTAAAGGTTTATCTCCTTTACTGCGGGGCTTAGAAGTCGGTATGGCCCATGGTTACTTTTTGATCGGGCCTTGGATTAAACTTGGGCCATTACGCGATCATCCCAGCGCCGCTAATTTAGGTGCATTAATCTCAGGAATTGCCTTAATCCTGATTGCCACGATTTGTTTATCTGCTTACGGATTAGTTTCTTTCCAAAAAGGCGATTCAAATACTGGCGACTCTCTGCAAACCCCTGAAGGTTGGAGTCAGTTTGCTGGTGGTTTCTTCATCGGTGGAATGGGTGGCGCTTTTGTTGCCTTTTTCTTGCTGGAAAACTTCGGTTTAGTTGATTCTATTTTCCGAGGCTTGGTTAATAGCTAA
- the psaI gene encoding photosystem I subunit VIII: MTGAYAASFLPWILIPVVCWLMPVVAMGLLFIHIESEA; the protein is encoded by the coding sequence ATGACCGGAGCTTATGCAGCCTCTTTTTTACCTTGGATTTTAATTCCCGTGGTTTGCTGGTTAATGCCAGTTGTGGCAATGGGTTTATTATTCATCCACATTGAAAGCGAAGCTTAG
- a CDS encoding radical SAM domain protein gives MNVAVEKLITPEIHQPARYLGQELGAKRKPWESAVVRWSLTYPEVYEVGVSNLGHVILYNILNTQPRQLCDRAYLPASDLAKKLRETKTPLFGVESRHFLIDFDILGFSLSYELGATNILEMLDLAGIPLTWEDRQNYSVWGDNKNSDQPHYPLIFAGGQTATSNPEPYSDFFDFIALGDGEELLPEIGLILEECKKKNLDRKAVLLDLAQIPGVYVPQFYQMAEDGSVHPKHPNVPTQILRRVAAPMPAYSIKFVPYVQTVHDRLVIEVRRGCTRGCRFCQPGMLTRPARDVEPEDVIQAVEKGMKETGYNEFSLLSLSCSDYLSLPSVGMEIKNRLKDYNVSLSLPSQRVDRFDGNIANILGGARQSGLTFAPEAGTQRMRDIINKGLTNEELLKGVKTAFDQGWDKIKLYFMIGLPGETDADILGIAETVAWLKRECSAKDRRKLNFNLTISNFTPKPHTPFQWHSVSTTEFQRKQKLLKQEFRQMRGVKVNFTDVRISAMEDFVGRGDRRLGPVVRRAWELGAGMDSWWESLDRAFGAWTQAIEEAGLSWKYRRVESGEWNLIEGTGNRLLRELVEREQGIGNSPPKPPAHGGLEGEGIGNSQEQDYAVLLDQPLPWDHIDSGIDKNWLKEDLKLALEAATVPDCSFESCSHCGVCGTDFGHNIVIKSPPIPQFAGEFIPNSQRVQRLRVRFGKLGDMALVGHLDLFRLFDRAIRRASIPLAFTGGYRPNPRISIAFALPLGATSSGEIVDFELTESMNIEEFRQKLAQGLPDTIPLYQIQEVPIELPSLTDTVEKAEYYLTVNSIAEIDAIPEWLNWINAVKATSEILWEKTTKSGKKNIINLREQLFEIEMISEEDQLLRYVGSCRNDGTQLRPELMIKMLEQVTGKEFQLLHIHRHSLLTRPEKISISGW, from the coding sequence TTGAATGTCGCAGTCGAGAAACTAATTACACCAGAAATTCATCAACCTGCCCGTTATCTGGGTCAGGAGTTAGGCGCCAAACGCAAACCTTGGGAGTCCGCCGTCGTCCGTTGGTCGTTAACCTATCCTGAAGTTTACGAGGTCGGAGTCTCAAACCTTGGCCATGTTATTCTCTATAATATCTTAAATACCCAACCTCGGCAATTATGCGATCGCGCCTATCTCCCAGCGTCGGACTTAGCAAAAAAATTACGCGAGACTAAAACCCCTCTATTTGGTGTTGAGTCCCGTCATTTTTTAATTGATTTTGATATTTTAGGATTTAGCCTCAGCTACGAATTAGGGGCAACAAATATCTTAGAAATGTTAGATTTAGCTGGAATTCCTTTAACTTGGGAAGACCGACAAAATTATTCGGTCTGGGGCGATAACAAAAATTCCGATCAACCCCATTATCCCTTAATTTTTGCCGGGGGACAAACGGCCACATCTAACCCCGAACCCTACTCGGATTTTTTTGATTTTATCGCTTTAGGAGATGGGGAAGAATTATTACCAGAAATTGGATTAATTTTAGAAGAATGCAAGAAAAAAAACTTAGATAGAAAAGCCGTATTACTAGATTTAGCCCAAATTCCAGGGGTCTATGTTCCCCAATTTTATCAGATGGCAGAAGATGGTTCTGTTCATCCTAAACATCCTAATGTTCCCACCCAAATTTTAAGACGGGTAGCCGCACCAATGCCCGCCTATTCGATTAAATTTGTTCCTTATGTGCAAACAGTTCATGATCGGTTAGTAATTGAAGTTAGACGGGGTTGTACCAGGGGATGTCGTTTTTGTCAACCGGGAATGTTAACCCGTCCAGCGCGAGATGTGGAACCGGAAGATGTGATTCAAGCTGTTGAAAAAGGGATGAAAGAAACGGGTTATAATGAATTTTCCTTATTATCTTTGAGTTGTTCCGATTATTTATCCTTACCCTCGGTGGGAATGGAAATTAAGAACCGTCTGAAAGATTATAATGTTAGTTTATCTTTACCTAGTCAACGGGTAGATCGCTTTGATGGAAATATTGCTAATATTCTAGGGGGAGCGCGACAAAGTGGGTTAACTTTTGCCCCAGAAGCGGGAACCCAAAGAATGCGAGATATCATTAATAAAGGGTTAACCAATGAAGAATTATTAAAGGGAGTTAAAACCGCCTTTGACCAAGGTTGGGATAAAATTAAACTCTATTTTATGATTGGTTTACCCGGAGAAACCGATGCCGATATATTAGGAATTGCCGAAACCGTTGCTTGGTTAAAACGAGAATGTTCTGCTAAAGATCGCAGAAAGTTAAACTTTAATTTAACTATTTCTAACTTTACACCTAAACCCCATACTCCCTTTCAATGGCATTCAGTTTCCACAACAGAATTCCAACGCAAACAGAAATTATTAAAACAAGAATTTCGACAAATGCGAGGGGTAAAAGTTAACTTTACTGATGTTAGAATCTCGGCTATGGAGGATTTTGTTGGTCGAGGCGATCGCCGTTTAGGACCAGTGGTGCGTCGGGCTTGGGAACTTGGGGCGGGAATGGACTCCTGGTGGGAAAGTTTAGATCGGGCTTTTGGCGCTTGGACACAGGCTATAGAAGAAGCAGGTTTGAGTTGGAAATATCGTCGGGTGGAAAGCGGGGAATGGAATTTAATTGAGGGAACAGGGAACAGGCTGCTTCGTGAGCTTGTCGAACGAGAACAGGGAATAGGGAACAGCCCCCCCAAACCCCCCGCGCACGGGGGGCTAGAGGGGGAGGGAATAGGGAATAGTCAAGAACAGGATTATGCAGTATTATTAGATCAGCCCTTACCTTGGGATCATATTGACAGTGGAATTGATAAAAATTGGCTCAAAGAAGATTTAAAACTGGCTTTAGAAGCTGCTACCGTTCCCGATTGTTCCTTTGAAAGTTGTTCCCATTGTGGAGTTTGTGGAACCGATTTTGGTCATAATATTGTGATTAAATCTCCCCCAATTCCCCAATTTGCCGGAGAATTTATTCCTAATTCTCAACGAGTCCAACGTTTAAGAGTTAGATTTGGAAAATTAGGAGATATGGCTTTAGTCGGACATTTGGATTTATTCAGATTATTTGATCGGGCGATTCGTCGGGCTTCAATTCCCTTAGCGTTTACCGGAGGATACCGTCCAAATCCGAGGATTTCCATTGCTTTTGCCTTACCATTAGGAGCAACAAGTAGCGGAGAAATTGTGGATTTTGAATTAACAGAATCCATGAATATCGAGGAATTTCGCCAAAAATTAGCCCAGGGTTTACCCGATACCATTCCTCTGTATCAAATTCAAGAAGTACCCATAGAATTACCTTCCCTAACGGATACGGTGGAAAAAGCAGAATATTATTTAACCGTAAATTCCATAGCAGAAATAGACGCTATCCCCGAATGGTTAAATTGGATTAATGCAGTTAAAGCCACATCAGAAATTTTATGGGAGAAAACCACAAAATCAGGGAAAAAGAACATCATCAACTTACGAGAACAATTATTTGAAATAGAAATGATTTCCGAGGAAGATCAATTGTTGCGTTATGTGGGGAGTTGTCGGAATGATGGGACACAACTACGACCCGAACTGATGATTAAGATGTTAGAACAGGTAACTGGCAAAGAATTCCAACTGTTACACATTCACCGCCATTCACTTTTAACGCGACCCGAAAAGATTTCTATATCTGGTTGGTGA